In a genomic window of Aggregatimonas sangjinii:
- a CDS encoding DUF4138 domain-containing protein has protein sequence MKLKSAFLLSLFLLAHIAIAQANNLPITVVANESITVTLFFPSEIQRVIKPAVNYRFQYEQHGTMGTLVARKGAASNLTVITKDGSIFSFLLQYEQEVNNFTYVLSADHAIGTINPSAVPRAIPTEMEEQATPQLEDEAVQKPRSTETTTISELKLSEEAQITSVKEPQRMTLRSEVGAKEKTEKDFTESEQTEAYEGLPEESSLYETDRESYYAIFCENQYNQDLRSSKSIKAGTGIELQLNTLTADKNELYFIFQATNRLTSKFKAEKLRFYVRSSVKGKPLQITPLYIYKHLEEVEAGRTKKMIYVLKEFRLSTDQKVYVVLDEKDGMRNTVLNIDGQLINAVGERSLATTR, from the coding sequence ATGAAGCTGAAATCAGCATTTTTACTATCCCTCTTCCTTTTGGCCCATATCGCCATTGCGCAAGCCAACAATTTGCCCATTACCGTAGTTGCCAACGAGAGTATTACCGTAACCTTATTTTTTCCTTCGGAAATACAGCGCGTGATCAAACCGGCGGTAAACTATAGATTCCAATATGAACAACACGGCACTATGGGTACACTCGTGGCAAGAAAAGGGGCAGCGAGCAATTTAACGGTCATTACCAAAGACGGTAGTATATTTTCATTTTTACTACAGTATGAGCAAGAGGTGAACAATTTCACCTATGTTTTATCTGCGGACCATGCCATAGGTACGATCAATCCCTCGGCCGTACCCCGTGCGATTCCAACAGAGATGGAGGAACAGGCAACACCTCAACTTGAAGACGAAGCGGTACAAAAGCCCCGGAGTACGGAAACAACGACAATATCGGAGTTAAAACTTTCCGAGGAAGCGCAAATCACCTCAGTAAAAGAACCCCAGCGCATGACCCTGCGTTCCGAGGTCGGAGCAAAAGAAAAGACAGAAAAGGATTTTACGGAAAGCGAACAAACAGAAGCATATGAAGGTCTGCCCGAAGAAAGCAGTCTCTATGAAACCGACCGGGAGAGTTACTACGCTATTTTCTGCGAGAACCAATACAATCAAGATCTTCGGTCATCGAAATCCATAAAAGCCGGAACCGGAATCGAACTGCAGTTAAATACCCTTACCGCCGATAAAAATGAGCTGTATTTTATTTTTCAGGCAACCAATCGTTTGACCTCTAAATTTAAGGCAGAAAAGTTACGGTTTTACGTGCGCTCATCGGTCAAAGGCAAGCCGCTGCAAATAACCCCATTGTACATTTATAAACATCTGGAGGAGGTCGAAGCGGGTAGAACAAAGAAAATGATCTATGTTCTAAAGGAGTTTCGATTAAGCACGGATCAAAAGGTTTACGTGGTATTGGACGAAAAGGATGGGATGCGCAACACCGTCTTGAATATTGACGGCCAATTGATCAATGCCGTGGGCGAGCGCTCGTTGGCGACAACGCGCTGA
- a CDS encoding DUF6630 family protein: MGRIEPLLELAKLISEDDSFVSEVQLAENQPFNYLGQFERALQERGIHSAIPSLPWIAFVDGLARRDQLVELDWKDDPQELIATTMKLLKNHPEHEGLAEPIKKIEPFIDEDIEEFLPQLNAALKEFDVQLVWIDIDSDSYPLTILPSKNVDEAERLASEADYGSLKL; encoded by the coding sequence ATGGGAAGAATAGAACCTTTGCTGGAACTGGCGAAACTAATCTCAGAAGACGATTCTTTTGTTTCCGAAGTACAATTGGCCGAAAACCAACCTTTCAACTATCTCGGCCAGTTCGAAAGGGCATTGCAGGAACGCGGCATCCATAGCGCCATACCCTCCTTGCCATGGATCGCCTTTGTAGACGGACTTGCACGACGTGACCAATTGGTTGAACTCGATTGGAAAGATGACCCGCAAGAGCTTATTGCAACCACAATGAAATTACTCAAGAACCATCCGGAACATGAAGGGTTAGCCGAGCCCATTAAAAAGATTGAGCCCTTTATCGATGAGGATATCGAAGAATTCCTGCCTCAATTAAATGCCGCTTTAAAAGAATTCGATGTGCAGCTCGTCTGGATCGATATCGACAGCGATAGCTATCCCTTGACGATTCTTCCCTCCAAGAATGTAGATGAGGCCGAACGATTGGCCTCGGAAGCTGACTATGGCAGTCTAAAATTATAA
- a CDS encoding PoNe immunity protein domain-containing protein, producing MKLRDKLNTEDGYNEIIEETKEFIDSELDDLASYNKDSANDKDKIIATYENLFKYNLELFETYYSLGEDVLKGKSVFIANIHAMQESWDAQSVYVQMVTMLSIGILLETEGENFNKLIRLVERDNVNDYLIDLLIQYRDQDWQQTESFLWNKPYKGIAEIVTLSKEDKVKALERLKKYLSEWYKSLETKTHESKWNIHTGYWCWEAGALVKILGLDDSSLKDQQYYPYDMVHWKD from the coding sequence ATGAAATTAAGAGATAAGTTAAATACCGAGGATGGGTATAACGAAATTATTGAAGAAACAAAAGAGTTCATAGATTCTGAATTGGATGATTTGGCATCATATAACAAGGATTCTGCCAATGACAAGGATAAGATTATCGCGACCTATGAGAACCTTTTTAAATATAACCTCGAATTATTCGAGACGTATTATTCATTGGGCGAGGATGTTTTGAAAGGGAAAAGCGTTTTTATCGCTAATATCCATGCCATGCAAGAATCATGGGATGCGCAAAGTGTTTATGTACAGATGGTTACCATGTTATCCATTGGCATTCTACTGGAAACCGAAGGTGAAAATTTTAATAAATTAATACGCCTGGTCGAACGTGACAATGTTAATGATTATCTCATCGACCTGCTCATCCAATATAGGGATCAAGATTGGCAACAAACGGAGAGTTTTCTTTGGAACAAACCCTATAAGGGCATAGCTGAAATCGTAACACTTTCCAAGGAGGATAAAGTAAAGGCTTTGGAAAGGTTGAAGAAGTACCTATCCGAGTGGTATAAAAGCTTGGAGACCAAAACCCATGAGAGTAAATGGAACATCCATACAGGTTACTGGTGCTGGGAAGCAGGAGCGTTGGTTAAAATCTTAGGACTTGACGATAGTAGTCTAAAAGACCAGCAATACTACCCGTACGATATGGTACACTGGAAAGACTAG
- a CDS encoding PAAR-like protein: MGNKKYVPQGTYLACDKGTVPMEFIITNNNNSFLFEEPVANTGDMVPMVNVMPLGVCTITKNACVPAPIMWDGFEDGIFVGFFNPLLEDSVLPCAVGGKIEIYYSLEDATSACAEEGGGFWSTLGKVVLVVAAVALIVVTGGMAIAAIGAIATASGALATGIAVTVAALEVAGCLLTVKALYDYSQDGDEEALFKEVALGFLFLGAGAALAKGARALRGSKFIDDILRKFDPTTATNKQKGNFGEIMSSENLVNNPALKKKGYNLTKIGDPPVSSLDDKIVKGIDGIYENATPPPKFVVDEAKFNTAQLGKTKDGKQMSDAWVKGSKRLENQVGRKKANEIIKAMKNNNVEKVVSRVDETGKVVTSKLDSAGKIIGPWP, encoded by the coding sequence ATGGGGAATAAAAAATACGTACCGCAAGGCACTTATTTGGCCTGTGACAAGGGCACAGTGCCGATGGAGTTTATCATCACGAACAACAACAATTCATTTTTGTTCGAGGAGCCCGTGGCGAATACAGGCGATATGGTACCGATGGTCAATGTAATGCCTCTAGGCGTGTGCACGATAACCAAGAATGCCTGTGTACCTGCGCCGATCATGTGGGACGGTTTTGAGGATGGTATTTTCGTAGGGTTCTTTAACCCCTTGTTGGAAGATTCGGTATTGCCCTGCGCGGTGGGTGGAAAAATAGAGATTTATTATTCGTTGGAAGATGCCACATCGGCCTGTGCCGAGGAAGGTGGAGGATTTTGGAGTACCCTCGGGAAAGTGGTCTTGGTCGTAGCGGCGGTAGCACTTATTGTTGTTACCGGTGGAATGGCCATTGCAGCCATCGGTGCGATAGCAACAGCTTCAGGAGCATTGGCAACGGGTATCGCCGTTACGGTTGCGGCCTTGGAGGTCGCTGGATGTCTATTGACCGTAAAAGCCTTATATGATTATTCCCAGGATGGGGATGAAGAGGCACTATTTAAGGAAGTTGCCTTGGGCTTTTTGTTTTTGGGGGCAGGTGCCGCTTTGGCCAAGGGAGCAAGGGCATTGAGAGGTTCCAAATTTATCGACGACATTCTAAGAAAATTTGACCCAACCACAGCAACGAATAAACAAAAAGGGAATTTTGGGGAAATCATGTCTAGTGAGAATTTGGTAAATAATCCTGCTTTAAAGAAAAAAGGATATAATTTAACCAAGATCGGGGACCCTCCGGTTTCGAGTTTGGATGATAAAATCGTAAAGGGAATAGACGGTATTTATGAAAATGCAACTCCACCACCAAAGTTCGTCGTCGACGAGGCCAAATTCAACACGGCTCAATTAGGCAAAACCAAAGACGGCAAGCAAATGAGTGATGCCTGGGTAAAGGGCAGTAAAAGACTTGAAAATCAAGTTGGTCGCAAAAAGGCCAATGAAATTATCAAGGCAATGAAAAATAACAATGTTGAAAAAGTAGTAAGTCGGGTAGACGAAACTGGAAAAGTTGTAACGAGTAAATTAGATAGCGCAGGAAAAATAATTGGTCCATGGCCTTAA